One genomic window of Glycine max cultivar Williams 82 chromosome 16, Glycine_max_v4.0, whole genome shotgun sequence includes the following:
- the LOC100807802 gene encoding exocyst complex component EXO70B1, with protein sequence MENHDNLAEKENSATNITEETLPSSPSITDHEEADPKPDDDHGAEATAQAEPSSPKKDEEEAEAEKKEETASPPPSLEKVSEEIDLFLVTLPKKNDDENAAEKNFEIPGFFERYTDLVEKKIAKYDAEGKAKWGEVAEEDSWLLETANRVSKLMMLLNHHHHHLVEPEEEEKENDGGNGKGKGKDSLVNRVASIHQRVMSYLEEDFRFLMEECRIPIELDPGGNNNNNDTKGKQQQQQQVSSSEQEEVKKDQEGEIDESFPGYSEETIASLSKIAGEMLPGGYESECCQVYIISRRNAFEEVRKKLGLERISIDDMVLKVQWETLAANMIPAWINTLKQCAAVYFPGERRLAEAVFASSPSVSAGLFGSLSRGVVIQLLNFAEGAAMTKRAAEKLFKLLDMYESLREVIPKVNGLFPDESVEELKTEMNVAKSRLGEAAIFIFSDLENQIKLETAKSAVPGGAVHPLTRYIMNYLSVAGDYKETLEQVFKDHSKIERADSTSRPHSENDGVPEKQASSPFAGQVLRVMDLLDSSLEGKGRLYKDVALSNFFMMNNGRYILQKIKGSSEMSQVMGDTWIRKKSSELRTYHKNYQRETWNRVLQFLNPEGLNVNGKVHKPVLKERFKSFNALFDEIHRTQSSWVVKDEQLQSELRVSISGVVVPAYRAFIGRFAQIFDPGRQTEKYIKYQPEDIETYIDELFEGKPHQSIARRRT encoded by the coding sequence ATGGAGAATCATGATAACCTTGCAGAGAAAGAGAATTCGGCTACTAACATAACCGAAGAGACGCTACCTTCTTCTCCTTCGATCACCGATCATGAAGAAGCTGATCCCAAACCTGATGATGATCATGGTGCTGAAGCCACCGCCCAAGCTGAACCATCGTCTCCAAAGAAAGATGAGGAGGAGGCAGAGgcagagaagaaagaagaaaccgCGTCTCCTCCGCCAAGCCTTGAGAAAGTTTCAGAAGAGATTGACCTGTTTCTCGTGACTCTGCCGAAGAAAAACGACGATGAAAATGCTGCGGAGAAGAATTTTGAGATTCCTGGCTTTTTTGAGAGATACACGGATCTGGTGGAGAAGAAGATAGCCAAATATGATGCGGAAGGGAAGGCGAAATGGGGAGAGGTGGCGGAGGAAGATTCGTGGTTGCTTGAAACCGCGAATCGGGTTTCGAAGCTGATGATGTTgctgaatcatcatcatcatcatcttgttgaaccggaggaggaggagaaagaGAACGACGGTGGaaatggaaaaggaaaaggaaaagactCGCTGGTGAATCGCGTTGCATCGATTCACCAGCGTGTGATGTCGTATTTGGAGGAGGACTTCAGATTTCTGATGGAAGAATGTAGAATCCCAATCGAATTAGATCCAGGaggcaataataataacaatgacaCCAAAgggaaacaacaacaacaacaacaggtTTCATCATCGGAACAAGAAGAGGTGAAGAAAGACCAAGAAGGCGAAATCGACGAAAGTTTCCCGGGTTACTCTGAGGAGACAATTGCCAGCTTGAGCAAGATCGCCGGCGAGATGTTACCCGGCGGCTACGAATCGGAGTGCTGCCAGGTGTACATCATCTCGCGGAGGAACGCGTTCGAGGAGGTTCGCAAGAAGCTAGGGCTGGAGAGGATCAGCATCGACGACATGGTTCTGAAGGTGCAGTGGGAAACTCTCGCCGCGAACATGATCCCTGCCTGGATCAACACTCTCAAGCAGTGCGCGGCGGTGTACTTCCCCGGCGAGCGAAGGCTCGCCGAGGCCGTGTTTGCCAGCAGCCCCTCCGTCTCGGCGGGGCTCTTCGGTAGCCTCTCCCGCGGAGTTGTGATCCAGCTCCTCAACTTTGCGGAGGGCGCCGCCATGACCAAGCGCGCCGCCGAGAAGCTCTTCAAGCTCCTCGACATGTACGAGAGCCTCCGGGAGGTCATCCCAAAAGTCAACGGACTATTCCCGGATGAGTCCGTGGAGGAACTGAAGACGGAGATGAATGTCGCCAAGTCGCGACTAGGCGAGGCCGCCATCTTCATCTTCAGTGACCTAGAAAACCAGATCAAACTGGAGACCGCGAAAAGCGCGGTCCCCGGCGGAGCAGTGCACCCCCTCACACGCTACATAATGAACTACCTGAGCGTAGCGGGAGACTACAAAGAAACCCTAGAACAAGTCTTCAAAGACCATTCCAAGATCGAACGTGCAGACTCCACCAGCAGGCCGCACAGCGAAAACGACGGCGTTCCGGAGAAGCAAGCATCGTCACCGTTCGCAGGGCAGGTTCTCCGAGTCATGGACTTGCTAGACTCAAGCCTAGAAGGTAAAGGGCGTTTATACAAAGACGTTGCACTGAGCAATTTCTTCATGATGAACAACGGAAGGTACATTCTGCAGAAGATAAAAGGATCAAGCGAGATGAGCCAGGTGATGGGTGACACgtggataaggaagaaatcttcTGAACTTAGAACATACCACAAGAACTACCAGAGAGAAACGTGGAACAGGGTGCTACAGTTTCTGAACCCGGAAGGGTTGAACGTGAACGGGAAGGTGCACAAGCCGGTGCTGAAGGAGAGGTTCAAGAGCTTCAATGCGTTGTTCGATGAGATTCACAGGACGCAGAGCTCGTGGGTGGTGAAGGACGAGCAACTTCAGTCGGAGCTTAGGGTTTCGATCTCGGGAGTGGTGGTTCCGGCCTACAGGGCCTTCATTGGGAGGTTTGCGCAGATCTTTGACCCAGGAAGACAGACTGAGAAGTACATAAAGTACCAACCTGAAGATATTGAGACCTAC